A DNA window from Pogona vitticeps strain Pit_001003342236 chromosome 2, PviZW2.1, whole genome shotgun sequence contains the following coding sequences:
- the LOC110069949 gene encoding uncharacterized protein LOC110069949 isoform X1 has translation MAMATEAGSESSPGDGGWEKRAVCLPWLFVSFEEVAVYFTKEEWDRLDPGQKALYTEVMLEIRGMVASLGDGQANENCQRLSLVSWEDEESEDGQDLFGNPEKLNIGMWKGKNFFSSSQVAEGESKQYAIIQSESKLYRDMNHGKHFSDNGIFSEERDKGEKICKCMECGKSFTIISALLSHQRIHTGEKPFQCMECGRSFSQKGNLKRHQRTHTGEKPYKCMECGKSFTDKVKLRWHQTTHTGETPYKCMECGKSFTDKTSFRQHQRTHTGEKPYKCVECGKSFNYKGYLRVHERTHTGEKPYKCTECGKSFSDSGTLTAHQRTHTGEKPYKCMECGKSFSQKGALRGHQRIHTGEKPYKCMDCGNSFSQKGALKKHQRTHTGEKPYKCTECGKSFTGKSNLWQHQRIHTGEKPHKCMECEKSFTDKANLRQHQRTHTGEKPYKCIECGKGFLLSSSLTKHQRAHTGEKPYKCLECGKSFSEKGVLRRHQSIHTGDKPYTCMECGRGFSRKESLKLHQRIHTGEKPYKCMVCGKNFSHKGNLRLHQRSYTGEKPCKCMECGKSFSEKWVLRRHQIIHTGEKPYKCIECGRSFSRKGVFRLHQNIHTGEKSYKCMECGKSFTHKGNLRVHQSIHTRDDSNTQTTRNFDNCHMPAITLPCTQSTTILQLGNDVSLYTT, from the exons ATGGCAATGGCAACAGAAGCAGGTTCTGAATCATCTCCCGGCGATGGTGGATGGGAAAAAAGAGCTGTATGCTTGCCTTGG ctgtttgtttcctttgaggaggtggctgtgtaTTTCACCAAGGAGGAGTGGGATCGCCTGGATCCAGGCCAAAAAGCTCTTTATACGGAAGTCATGCTGGAGATCCGTGGGATGGTAGCCTCTCTGG GTGATGGTCAGGCGAATGAGAACTGCCAGAGGCTGTCTCTTGTGTCATGGGAAGATGAAGAGTCTGAGGATGGACAAGATTTATTTGGGAATCCAGAGAAACTAAATATAGGCATGTGGAaaggaaagaattttttttccagttctcagGTGGCAGAAGGTGAATCAAAACAATATGCTATTATCCAGTCAGAATCAAAACTATATCGAGACATGAACCATGGAAAACATTTTAGTGATAATGGAATATTTTCTGAGGAAAGAGACAAAGGGGAGAAAATATgcaaatgtatggaatgtggcaagagcttcacTATTATTTCTGCCCTTctttcacatcaaagaattcacacaggagagaaaccttttcAATGTATGGAGTGTGGAAGGAGCTTCAGCCAGAAAGGGAATCTTAAGcgccatcaaagaactcacacaggggagaaaccttataaatgcatggagtgcggAAAAAGCTTCACTGATAAAGTGAAGCTTCGGTGGCATCAAACAACTCACACAGGTGAGAccccatataaatgcatggagtgtggaaagagcttcactgatAAAACAAGCTTTAGGCagcatcagagaactcacacaggggagaaaccatataaatgtgtggagtgtggaaagagctttaattaCAAAGGATACCTTAGAGtgcatgaaagaactcacacaggggagaaaccttataaatgcacagagtgtggaaagagcttcagtgatagTGGGACCCTTACTGcccatcagagaactcacacaggagagaagccgtataaatgcatggagtgtggaaagagcttcagtcagaaagggGCCCTTAGGggccatcaaagaattcacacaggggagaaaccatataaatgtatggactGTGGAAATAGCTTCAGTCAGAAAGGGGCCCTTAAGAagcatcagagaactcacaccggggagaagccatataaatgcacagaatgtggtAAGAGCTTCACTGGTAAATCGAACCTTTGGCAGcatcagagaattcacacaggggagaagccacataaatgcatggagtgtgaaAAGAGTTTCACTGATAAAGCAAACCTTAGGCAGCATCAGAGgactcatacaggggagaaaccatataaatgcatagagtGTGGAAAAGGTTTCCTTCTGAGCTCAAGTCTTACTAAACATCAAAGagctcacacaggggagaaaccatataaatgcctggaatgtggaaagagcttcagtgagaaAGGTGTACTTAGGCGGCATCAAAGTATTCACACAGGAGATAAACCATATACATGTATGGAGTGTGGAAGGGGCTTCAGTCGAAAAGAGAGTCTTAAGttgcatcaaagaattcacacaggggagaaaccatataaatgtatggtgtgtggaaagaacttcagtcacaAAGGAAATCTTAGGCTGCATCAAAGAAGTTacacaggggagaagccttgtaaatgcatggagtgtggaaaaagtttcagTGAGAAATGGGTGCTTAGGCGGCATCAAATtattcatacaggggagaaaccatataaatgtattgaGTGTGGAAGGAGCTTTAGTAGGAAAGGTGTCTTTAGGCTGCATCAAAATATTCATACAGGAGAAAAATCATATAAGTGTAtggagtgtggaaaaagcttcactcATAAAGGGAACCTTAGGGTGCATCAGAGTATTCATACGAGGGATGATAGCAACACCCAAACAACTCGCAACTTTGATAACTGTCATATGCCAGCCATTACTCTGCCATGCACACAAAGTACAACAATTCTGCAACTGGGAAATGATGTGTCTTTATACACTACATGA